One genomic segment of Deinococcus cellulosilyticus NBRC 106333 = KACC 11606 includes these proteins:
- a CDS encoding cation:proton antiporter, which yields MPYADGLKHFVESLGALGELGLIGLGLWLSGLVAQWLKLPALLGYIVLGFLCGPMGPLPIIYPSEITAALSEIGVVLLMFFIGLEFSLKRFLEARGTILKSGMLDLLNLPLGFAVGLMLGFGFWQCVFLAGITYVSSSGVIIRMLTERQQVALPEAERTLGVLIFEDLAMILYLGTLSVFTGGNIWQKLLGVIGFAVIYVVLLRFGRPMLEKIMEGQSKEQLVLLMLGGVAMFAALAHLMSFPDAVAAFLLGALVGELSRMHEVEEVLTPWRDVAVGAFFLGFGLKVEALALLGSLLTAIPLLLFTLFSKTITGFFAGKATGLSLRAAVGHGLMLLPRGEFSLVIAGLAVSSPLLSQIQKTELYELTSAYVLLTILLGVVVSSYHIPLTRWLAERRFIQRFEGTAGD from the coding sequence TTGCCTTACGCAGATGGACTGAAGCATTTCGTGGAATCCCTCGGAGCCCTGGGAGAACTGGGCCTCATTGGTCTGGGTCTGTGGTTGAGTGGTCTTGTGGCCCAGTGGCTCAAATTGCCTGCCCTGCTCGGTTACATCGTGCTGGGCTTCCTGTGTGGCCCGATGGGTCCACTGCCCATCATTTACCCATCCGAGATCACTGCAGCCCTATCAGAGATTGGTGTGGTGCTGCTGATGTTTTTCATTGGTCTGGAATTCTCGCTGAAGCGTTTTCTGGAAGCGAGGGGCACCATCCTGAAATCTGGCATGCTGGACCTCCTCAACCTGCCTCTGGGATTCGCTGTGGGACTGATGCTGGGGTTTGGGTTCTGGCAGTGCGTGTTTCTGGCAGGCATCACCTACGTGAGCAGTTCCGGGGTGATCATCCGCATGCTGACCGAGCGGCAGCAGGTGGCACTCCCGGAAGCGGAACGCACCCTGGGTGTGCTGATTTTTGAAGACCTGGCCATGATCCTGTACCTGGGTACCCTCAGTGTCTTTACCGGAGGCAACATCTGGCAGAAACTCCTCGGGGTGATCGGTTTTGCCGTGATTTATGTGGTGCTCCTGCGTTTCGGACGCCCGATGCTGGAAAAAATCATGGAAGGCCAGAGCAAAGAGCAACTGGTGCTTCTGATGCTGGGCGGGGTGGCGATGTTCGCAGCCCTGGCCCACCTGATGTCCTTTCCAGATGCAGTTGCGGCTTTCTTGCTGGGTGCACTGGTGGGCGAACTGAGCCGCATGCACGAGGTGGAAGAGGTTTTGACCCCATGGCGAGATGTGGCTGTGGGGGCATTTTTTCTGGGGTTCGGCCTGAAGGTGGAAGCCCTGGCTTTGCTGGGTTCCCTGCTGACCGCAATTCCTCTGCTGCTGTTCACCCTCTTCAGCAAGACCATCACCGGGTTCTTTGCCGGGAAGGCCACCGGGCTGAGCCTGCGTGCGGCAGTGGGACACGGCCTGATGCTGCTCCCCAGAGGGGAATTCAGTCTGGTGATCGCTGGTCTGGCCGTGAGCAGTCCGCTCCTCTCCCAGATCCAGAAAACCGAACTGTATGAACTCACCAGTGCCTACGTGCTGCTGACCATCCTGCTGGGTGTGGTGGTGAGCTCCTACCACATTCCCCTCACCCGATGGCTTGCAGAACGCAGGTTCATTCAGCGGTTTGAGGGCACTGCAGGGGATTGA
- a CDS encoding sensor histidine kinase — translation MGHKRHTEKHCEPPFKSHFEHPLEQHPFGHFRRMRKILRENPELREKFSKGRKFRKQGWGIRKRLTVIFAFVALAAVFLNTWFTLGSVYSALFPDAPEAYKHAFWKWKHMTGPEHAQAREVFQRITGTAFMSAMFSFFLASMAAGAVTRIFTSPLIKLTEGAKRLERGERGLKLRLPSMHSELRTLTEAFNNLVTGLERQENWRRNLVADIAHDLRTPLAVMRSEIEAMQDGVTPTDEQALDRLHHQVMLLSQLVTDLRTLSLAESGGMQLRTETLKLQDFLRDVVQAYQRRAGDLGLEIVLETIPPSLTAVFDPAQITRVLNNLLENATNYAQGPIEIQARRTERGTQITVRDHGSGIPPEALERVFERFYKGDFSRTRQSRGDGGSGLGLPIARAIVEAHGGTLEAGNHPEGGAIFTLLFGK, via the coding sequence ATGGGCCACAAAAGACACACTGAAAAGCACTGCGAACCCCCCTTCAAATCGCATTTTGAACACCCCCTCGAACAGCACCCTTTCGGGCACTTCAGGCGCATGCGAAAAATCCTGCGCGAGAACCCCGAGTTGCGGGAAAAATTCAGCAAGGGGCGCAAGTTCAGGAAGCAGGGCTGGGGAATTCGCAAGAGGCTGACGGTGATTTTTGCGTTTGTGGCCCTGGCAGCCGTGTTCCTGAACACCTGGTTTACACTGGGCTCGGTGTACAGTGCCCTCTTTCCAGATGCCCCGGAAGCCTACAAGCATGCGTTCTGGAAATGGAAACACATGACGGGTCCAGAACACGCCCAGGCCCGTGAGGTGTTCCAGCGCATCACGGGAACGGCGTTCATGTCTGCGATGTTTTCCTTTTTTCTGGCCTCGATGGCTGCCGGAGCAGTGACCCGCATTTTCACCTCCCCCCTGATCAAACTCACCGAAGGGGCAAAGCGTCTGGAGCGTGGAGAAAGGGGCCTCAAGTTGCGCCTCCCTTCCATGCACAGTGAACTGCGCACCCTCACCGAGGCCTTCAACAACCTGGTGACTGGCCTGGAGCGCCAGGAAAACTGGAGGCGCAATCTGGTGGCCGACATCGCCCATGACCTGAGAACCCCCCTTGCAGTGATGCGCTCAGAAATCGAAGCCATGCAAGATGGAGTGACCCCAACAGATGAACAGGCACTGGATCGACTTCACCATCAGGTGATGCTGCTTTCCCAGCTGGTCACGGACCTGCGCACCTTATCACTGGCAGAAAGTGGCGGGATGCAACTGAGAACCGAAACCCTCAAGCTTCAGGACTTCCTGAGGGATGTCGTTCAGGCCTACCAGCGCAGGGCAGGGGACCTGGGGCTGGAGATTGTGCTGGAGACCATCCCCCCATCACTCACAGCTGTGTTTGATCCTGCCCAGATCACCCGTGTGCTCAACAACCTGCTGGAAAACGCCACCAATTACGCCCAGGGGCCCATTGAGATTCAGGCCCGCAGGACGGAAAGAGGGACCCAGATCACCGTCAGAGACCACGGATCAGGCATCCCTCCCGAGGCCCTGGAGCGGGTTTTCGAGCGGTTTTACAAGGGGGATTTTTCCAGAACCCGCCAGAGCAGGGGAGATGGCGGCTCAGGTCTGGGCCTCCCCATTGCCAGGGCCATCGTGGAGGCGCACGGTGGAACCCTGGAGGCAGGCAACCATCCAGAGGGGGGGGCCATTTTCACCCTGCTGTTTGGCAAGTGA
- a CDS encoding response regulator codes for MAQTILIVEDEARLAEILEDYLKREGFQTERAKNGVQALELWRAAQPDLILLDLMLPLLDGFEVARRVRAESDLPIIMLTARDDEVDKLVGLGLGADDYVVKPYSPREVIARVKAVLRRAKGQVMAPEVYRVGALEVNLGAFEVRCEGQIMDLTTSEIKLLALLAKEPNRVRQRAELLAVTGDAAAYADERTVDAHIKNIRRKLGPYGDRIDTVRGVGYKLMVH; via the coding sequence AGACTACCTGAAACGGGAAGGCTTTCAGACGGAGCGGGCCAAGAATGGGGTGCAGGCTCTGGAGCTGTGGCGTGCTGCGCAACCCGATCTGATCCTGCTGGACCTGATGCTGCCTCTGCTGGACGGATTTGAAGTGGCACGTCGGGTGAGGGCAGAGTCTGATCTGCCCATCATCATGCTGACGGCCAGAGATGACGAGGTGGACAAACTGGTTGGCCTGGGACTTGGAGCAGATGACTACGTGGTCAAACCCTACAGCCCAAGAGAGGTCATTGCCAGGGTCAAAGCTGTGCTCAGAAGGGCAAAGGGGCAGGTGATGGCCCCGGAGGTGTACCGGGTGGGTGCGCTGGAAGTGAACCTCGGAGCCTTTGAGGTGCGCTGCGAAGGCCAGATCATGGACCTCACCACCAGTGAAATCAAGCTGCTGGCCCTGCTGGCAAAAGAACCCAACCGGGTCAGGCAACGTGCAGAGTTGCTGGCTGTCACTGGAGATGCTGCCGCCTACGCCGATGAACGCACGGTGGACGCCCACATCAAGAACATCCGCCGCAAGCTCGGTCCTTACGGGGACCGGATTGACACGGTGCGGGGCGTGGGCTACAAGCTCATGGTGCACTGA
- a CDS encoding cation:proton antiporter regulatory subunit, which yields MVEVIESTLPGVGRKYIMKLRSGGSVTVISKPDGTREMYHFKGKDDIPCDTVQFNPEEAQQFATLLGANFSKPALKEEIELVLGKLQLEWITLSEGVSCVGHTLGELNLRALTGASVIAIMRGDEAIPNPQVSEVLQLGDTLVLIGNDLQIKKASVLLM from the coding sequence ATGGTCGAAGTCATCGAGAGCACCCTCCCTGGTGTGGGTCGCAAATACATCATGAAACTGCGCTCTGGAGGCAGTGTCACCGTCATCTCCAAACCGGACGGCACCCGCGAAATGTACCACTTCAAGGGGAAAGACGACATCCCTTGCGACACCGTGCAGTTCAATCCTGAAGAAGCCCAGCAATTTGCCACCCTGCTCGGTGCGAATTTCTCCAAACCTGCCCTCAAGGAGGAAATCGAACTGGTGCTCGGCAAGCTGCAACTGGAGTGGATCACCTTATCGGAAGGGGTGAGCTGTGTCGGGCACACGCTGGGTGAACTGAACCTGCGTGCCCTCACCGGAGCCAGTGTGATTGCCATCATGCGGGGCGATGAGGCCATCCCCAACCCCCAGGTCTCTGAAGTCCTGCAACTCGGGGACACCCTGGTGTTGATCGGCAATGACCTGCAGATCAAAAAAGCCAGTGTCCTGCTGATGTGA